One Thermodesulfobacteriota bacterium DNA window includes the following coding sequences:
- a CDS encoding cysteine desulfurase family protein — MKKIYLDYNATTPLDPRVLEAMMPYLGDGFGNPSSIHSFGMKGKGALDRAREQLAGLIGASPREIFFTSGGSESNNFAIKGAAYGLKEKGSHLVTTAVEHESVLETFRFLERDGFRVTYLGVDSSGIIDFDELSDSISDDTLLVSCIFANNETGAVMPVNEVARIVKEKGAIFHTDAVQAAGKIDIDVKQIPADILTISAHKFYGPKGAGALYVRDGINKKIPLRPLIHGGGQERGARSGTENVPAIAGMGMAAQIALREMKEDEMRIKPLRDGLWERLSSIIGGVKLNGDIDRILWNTLNVFIDGVSGDSLSMALDLEGVAVSTGSACSEGKVDPSHVLTAMGLSRAEAASSVRFSLGRFTGEEDIESAAEIIPRAVERIRKTRGRNSAAI, encoded by the coding sequence ATGAAAAAAATATATCTCGATTACAACGCTACTACACCTCTCGACCCGCGCGTGCTTGAAGCGATGATGCCCTATCTCGGGGACGGCTTCGGGAACCCTTCGAGCATTCATTCGTTCGGCATGAAGGGGAAGGGTGCGCTCGACCGCGCGAGGGAGCAGTTGGCAGGGCTTATAGGGGCGAGCCCGCGGGAGATATTCTTCACTTCGGGCGGGAGCGAGAGCAACAATTTCGCGATAAAGGGAGCGGCTTACGGCTTAAAGGAAAAGGGGAGCCATCTCGTTACGACGGCTGTAGAGCACGAGTCGGTGCTCGAGACGTTCAGGTTCCTCGAGCGTGACGGGTTCAGGGTCACTTATCTGGGCGTGGACTCTTCCGGAATTATCGACTTCGACGAGTTAAGCGACTCCATTTCCGACGACACGTTATTGGTATCATGCATATTCGCCAACAACGAAACGGGAGCGGTCATGCCCGTCAATGAAGTCGCCCGCATAGTAAAAGAAAAGGGGGCTATATTCCATACGGACGCCGTGCAGGCGGCGGGAAAGATAGATATAGACGTGAAACAGATTCCCGCCGATATCCTGACCATATCCGCTCACAAGTTCTACGGCCCCAAGGGCGCGGGCGCGCTTTACGTGAGGGACGGAATTAATAAGAAGATTCCGCTCCGCCCTCTTATACACGGCGGAGGACAGGAAAGGGGCGCGCGTTCGGGCACGGAGAACGTGCCTGCAATTGCGGGCATGGGCATGGCCGCTCAAATCGCTCTCCGCGAGATGAAGGAAGATGAAATGAGGATAAAGCCGCTCAGGGACGGGCTTTGGGAAAGGCTCTCGTCTATTATAGGCGGCGTGAAACTGAACGGCGATATAGACAGGATTCTCTGGAATACCCTAAATGTGTTTATAGACGGCGTGAGCGGCGATTCGCTCTCGATGGCGCTTGACCTTGAAGGCGTTGCGGTATCGACGGGCTCCGCGTGCTCGGAAGGCAAGGTAGACCCCTCTCATGTGCTCACGGCGATGGGCCTCTCACGGGCGGAAGCCGCGTCATCGGTGAGATTCAGCTTGGGAAGGTTTACGGGAGAAGAGGATATAGAGAGCGCGGCCGAAATTATCCCGAGAGCGGTCGAGAGGATAAGAAAAACCCGCGGCAGGAATTCCGCGGCGATTTAA
- a CDS encoding LysR family transcriptional regulator, with the protein MELHQLRYFVAVAETGGFSKAAGMCFVAQPSLSQQIKKLEQELGQKLFERLGRNTVLTEAGRALLPRARLILREAGDIKSGITEELSSGKGQLSVGLIPTIAPYILPGVLKRFHESFPGAQISVNENLTERLIKSLIGLEIELAVMSLPIEERLIRTEPLFEDPLILAISPFHELAGSEDVTIEDLKGIPFIALDEEHCLGEQINNFCYERQINPDIVCRTWNLSTIQHCVSFGSGVSLVPKMLVMTDASNRCVYRPIRGQSPRRTVVAAWHRDRKPSKLALEFIRIVKDEYECLLGTQTQ; encoded by the coding sequence ATGGAGCTTCATCAGCTTAGATACTTTGTCGCGGTCGCGGAGACGGGCGGTTTCAGCAAGGCTGCCGGGATGTGCTTTGTCGCTCAGCCCTCTCTAAGCCAGCAGATAAAAAAGCTTGAGCAGGAGCTCGGTCAGAAGCTCTTCGAAAGGCTCGGCAGAAACACCGTTCTCACTGAAGCGGGGAGGGCGCTCCTCCCGAGGGCGAGGCTCATACTAAGGGAAGCGGGAGACATAAAGTCCGGGATTACTGAGGAGCTAAGCTCGGGCAAGGGGCAGCTTTCCGTAGGGCTTATACCGACGATTGCGCCTTACATTCTTCCGGGCGTCCTCAAAAGGTTTCATGAATCCTTTCCCGGGGCCCAAATCTCAGTAAACGAAAACCTCACGGAAAGACTGATCAAAAGCCTGATCGGGCTCGAGATAGAGCTCGCCGTGATGAGCCTCCCTATCGAAGAGAGACTGATAAGGACGGAGCCTCTTTTCGAAGACCCCCTAATACTCGCCATATCGCCATTTCACGAGCTTGCGGGATCGGAGGACGTGACGATTGAGGATCTGAAGGGTATCCCGTTCATCGCTCTCGACGAGGAGCATTGCCTCGGCGAGCAGATAAACAATTTCTGCTACGAGAGGCAGATAAACCCGGATATAGTCTGCCGCACGTGGAACCTGTCGACTATACAGCACTGCGTCTCCTTCGGGAGCGGGGTGTCGCTCGTGCCTAAGATGCTCGTCATGACGGATGCCTCCAACAGGTGCGTTTACAGGCCGATCAGGGGCCAGTCCCCCAGGCGTACGGTGGTCGCGGCGTGGCACAGGGACAGGAAGCCCTCGAAACTCGCTTTGGAATTCATCCGGATCGTAAAAGACGAGTATGAATGCCTTCTCGGCACCCAAACCCAGTGA